The sequence GAAGATGGAACTTTCACAACAATTGGTagtaagtacatatatatagaatataaatattttctattcttCCCAAACTTTCATTTCACGATAACTAGTAAGTATATACAATTTTCCCACATAAATAGattaaattttcacttttaatttagcagtttttgTTTCTGGATTATTATGTTTTCTGATCCAAGATTGTGTATCAGTAAAATTAGGTTGTATTTTCTTGATTACTTTAGTCTTGGTTGCATGAACTTTGATCTGATTCTGTGATTAGGGTTAAACATGAGACACATGAAGTGAGTGTTCTACAAACTGAAATGAAGAATTAATCCATTAAATAGTGTTAGTAAAGTTCTTGCACCATACATATTTGCAGTTCTACATTTAACCACTTTCCACATGAGTTATCTGTTTTTTAAGCTTCTCCTTCTTTAACTGAGGTCTTATTCATTATCTGACTGTGGAAACTCGTAGATGCTTTGTTGGAACTCATTGATCCACTTATTTTGATCAGACAGTGTATCAATGGATTTAGAGAGGATCTGTTATATACATAACTGttacataaagtaacaataagtaacaaataaaaaatgccTAATGTAGATGTAAACAGAAATACAGTAGTTTAGATAATGTGGTAGTCCTTAAAATTGATTTGAAGAATTCAGTATTGTCCACACTTTGTATTGCTGGTCCACAAAAATAtagattaaaaaatgtaaaaaacaattgtagttaaaagttttaaattttataaagacaagtaggAATCACAGATATATAATCTAAATAGGTGtaataatatagaaagttttaatgtgtACAAAACATATTGAAAGAAGAAAGTGATAATCACAAAACtgagatatttaatatttaaaaacattttgtctaCTTTGGCTTGACATAACATAGAGTGATTTGCTGAAGAAGGGATAGTATTTATTAAATTCTAAGTATCTTGGTCAGTGGTTctcaaccaggggtgcgagatagcatTCCAGggggtgcaagataacatttgttttggccaccttcacctttattcttaaataaataattactgtgaggggtgcaaaaacatattaaaattttttatgggTGCAGGGCATAGAAAAGTTTGTTacttttgaatttcttgttttgatactttttgcaacattaaaactttttatattactgtagttATCTAGGTCAGATATATATCAGTCTCTACTTGTCTTcataaaatgaagtttttgttgtACTTCTATTAGAATCAGGGAGTTACCATTGTAGTACTGAAAACTTTCCACATTCCCACATGATAAGTTGCCAACAGTGTATAAATGATTTGCATTACAGCAAAGGTTACTTCTTACATGAAATGTGGAACATTTTGGAGTAAAACAAATACTTTCATAGCATTTTTGTGAGCTGGTATAAGTTTTTGAAAAGTGAAGAACTTTTTCAGAATGTACTTTGTTAGTTATCATTATTAGGGTAGTTTGATATGTTATGATGATGCTAAAGctaaataattcagtattatgTAATGagaattttaacttaaattttaagtTCAAGAATTCccaattttttgtatttttttcaagcTAAAAAAATCATTGACTTTTAAGATCATTTACAAttgttgaaaatgaaaatctacgtTATCTGTTGTTGCACAAAACTCTGTGTTTAGGCAGCTTTATTTATCAATGAAGTAGATATTAATTTCTGCAGTTCTTATGGATGTATTCCATCGTCTATACTGGTACTCCATTGGAGAGTAATGCCTTCTGTTGGTGGATAGAAGTTGTGGCTGGTTTACCACATCAGCATCTCATTTTGAGACATTACTGACATTACATCTATCCTGAAGTGATTTTTCTAATAGTTCCATAAGAAGGAGCACACCATATTGCTTAATTTCCACACTGTTTTACTTTCTTACTGTTTCTTTTGCAATGTGCTTGCCATCTGGTGTCCTTCTGTCTCTTTTCTTCTTGTGTTCTTGCATGCATTAATTTACTAGAAGGTATCAGTTTTCTAAAATCTGTATTTCAACACTAGAAGTATATGTACTCTTTACTTAATTACTATTGTTCTCCTCTGAGATTTTTCAGCTACTTTACTGAAAGTTGATACTTTTATATGAACCAAGATGTTACATAAGGAATTATAGAAGCAGCTTCTTCACCTAAGTACACTGTTAAAatcttatttgtgttttttcaatGGCTAAGTTATGTTGAGTCTTGTTAAACAGAAATCTATGTTGTTTGTATTTCTGCTTACAGAGAAAGAAGATAACTGTGATGGAGGAAAAGAAAAAACTGAGGTAAATTGGAGATTAAACTTTTAcattattgtgttattaaagaGATTATGTGACTGTAATTGTGTCTCTCCAAACTTTTGTTAAGGTGGGCTGGTTATTACATGGTTATGCACACAAGCTGAAGAAATTCACTGAACGTTTGTTgcattatatgtaaaaacggctcgtttgggttgatatatatattttttttacattaaaaaaaaatctcaacccaaacaagccatttttacaagtatttttttctacaagtgctAGTCCAGGgttgtttcattgttaatgttTCCATAAAACTTACTGTATACTTTATACTGGTTACTTATACAAACCAGgcttataatataaaattgaacCTAAACTTTGTACTTTTCTTCTCGTTATAAAACCTAATTATAAAATCTTATTCTGTGTTTAATCcgaaataatatttatagtggttttttacactttattaaaccTAATCTGGAGCACCACTACATTATTTTAGTCCACAACTACAGATCTCCAGCAAAATGTCTACAATAAAAGGCTTCATTGTAAAGCCTTAATGTTTCATTCTGAATTCCACAATCCATTTAATGTACCAGAGTGATGGTTTACCAGTACTGTTTCACTGTTTAGTTGTACATAACTCTACAGGGACTATATTTGTCATCTTGACTTGGGATGAACATCATGATTACCCATTTCATTTTTCTACTGCATGAAgtatgtaacagttgaagaaataTGTTGGGGGAGTCACTGGTATACAAGTGAACTGTGTAATTGTTTTACCAGAGTTTTtccttaataatattttgtaatgttaccTGGGCTACAAGTATAACTCTTGCCACTTACCTTTGTGTTCATGGATTATCTTTTGTTACCAGATGGCAAGGTTTACTTACCACTTTATGGTTCATTTTGTTTCAGTTCTGTCTGGATGGTTTAAGTTATAGTTGTTTGATTAATGatgtttactaattaattaatcagtgaGCTTATTATGCTCACTGTTTCCATTCACCTTGTCTTTTACTTTTAGCCCTTTGTTGGTGGGCTTGAGTAGCTAATTTATGACCACCATACTTTCCATAATAtagcatttaatattttttctgtatcATCATAAGATGAGACAgtctttttgtaaatatttaaaacctttgtaggcaaagaaatataaacttttaatcaaatattttgtatagaaatgtttcaatgagtttgtgtgtatatatggcATAAAATATTGGACACTTCTTTGTGTGAACTGATTTTTTCACTTGATAATTTAAACGTTAAGATTGTGTAATccttaaaaaaaagcaaaagtggtttaaataaaatgttgtattttatctGTACTGTTTTCTACCTTAACTCTTATACAGGCTTGATCAATTTGACTTACTGTTCCAACATCatagaaaataacagaataaattaattacatttttgtcaTACTAGATTTAATGCTTATTGTATCAGGAAACAACAGTTGTTTATCCAAAACAATTTAAAGCTTTAAtaatatacatctgtttatatctaactttattttttattgacaTTTGAACCATgtcaaacacaaaatatcatcACAAAAGTTACCACAATTAAATGAcctaattttagtgacatttatagcaataaacaaaatgagagaaaaagaaatatattacttacctgtgccttgttttttgtttttttttctgttactttttaAGTCTATTTTGTACTAACAACATACTACTCTAAACCTAGGTGTAGAAAGTAGGTCTCAGTTTCTAGTTTATGactctgtaaacaaataaaattgacagtcataaaaaattatgctttgtgTGATTAATACCTATATTAGagtgagtaatttatattaatttcttacttcatagatggaaaataaataaattagaggagaaaaaacactgaaaaatcaAATGTTTCTGTTCACATACTAGGGAAGATTGAGGATCtttcattttcttataaaatgtttgtataattttaagttttgattTATATAACCACATTTTGATGCTATGTTTCTTCATacataatatgaataaaattatttaatttgaatttctgGAAAGCTATGAAATCACCACTTTGACCCACCCATAGTTAGGGGattaaattttcattcatttcatGTGATAGGTCTCTTCTGACAATTGCCACATTTACAAATTGTTAGAaacttgtttttttgtataaaagtCTTCAACCAGTTTCACTTATAATGAGCATATTTTGTAACTGGTTAAATAATTGCTGTGTCTAGTAAAAGAATTATCATTCATTCaccatatttgttttttaagttgccAGCAATTCCACATTGATCTTCTGTGAAGCACATAAACTGATAATTGAGTTATGAAAATCTGTTTTAATATCACTGAAAAAGGCTATAATACTTCTGCAGAAAACACAGGTTTAgcaaatgaatgttttaaaagtctTGCCTTCATGTCAGTGTGTGTGAGCTGTTACAAGTTTCTTATATTATCATAGTGGATTGTAGAGGACATATTGTGGCTGATGGAAAGGTTGTTGGAACTTTCAATCAAGCCAAGTGATGCTCACCTGTAATTCATATTTAGTCTTTAAAATTAGTATAGTTCCTTCCTTGTACAAAAGTAAATGTCTATAGAGATGCTTAAATCTCAAATCCACAACCACTTTATTGTTCTTTTTCTGAACAAGGTGAAGCCATGTCATAATCACAAGTAGCTGTtaaatatacaagactgtttaagGTTCAAGTGGAAGTTATGATTTATATAGTTTATAGCTGCAAGtgtcatatttagttatttttagtgaTGAGAGTTTATGGCAAGTTCAGTTGTGTAGTATTTTATGAATGATACATTCTGTTACACTTATGTTACATTGTTCCCTCATGTTAATAGAACTTTCTGAGTTCTTCTCATTGTTTTAAGTTAAGATTTTGCATCAGGATATATAGCATTGCTTGAAGTGTTCTAGATTTCTCTCAGTGTAAATTTACATTGAAAGATTATTTAGTTCAAgactacattatttttatttttgtgataaagaGCTTATTGTGGCAGTTTTAAAAATGGAATGATCACAATCTGTATTGCAATAATAGAGCAGATAAGAAAATTTTATCAATTGTTTTCTTAAGTAACTGTACCAGTCTGTgtgacaagaaacaaacagttatttagtgcTGTATATACACCTATAATAACCTATAGTGTAGAaccatttgtatatatgtttgttttgtttcaatatataattttaaccatTGCTGTCTGctctatttttaaattgtttcctGGGTATGTATtgtattacattcaaaatttattttcattacatgaAAATGATGGGACCTCTACCTTTCTTTCAGATAAATAATAAGTGGGACAAGGAAAGAAAAtagaacattaaaaattaaaatatttgttaaaaggaAAATACCCAAGACTATGAATATAAGCAAAATAACTTGTTTAGAGATATTCTACTAAAAGATACAAAGTACCTTGTTATTACTtgctaatattaataatttcattgcaATTATAATAATAGCAAGAGTTAGTTATAtggtaaagaaaattaatattaaaatataaaaatttaccttaaaaacttttgatattcatgtGAAGATGTTATGCAAATGAGATATAGAAATATAagttgaagaaaagtatttttgtacttaaaatgACAATTACTTTGCACTCaagttattttaacagtttgagtgtaaataatcacaataaataaataacatttttcatagAAAGACATAATTAGAGTAATGTTATTCTTTGTCTACAAAACTCTTATAAACCATAATAAAGTGTTACAAGGTTTTATGAGGAACACacaaagttttgatatttttgttgcaTATATTTTCTTCCCTTGTTGAATAGATGTTAATTTCATTTGCCCATGTTTAGTTGTTAATGTAAGTTCATATACCAGTTTTCTTGGATATTTAATAAAGCTGACCTAGCTTTCATTATTGACACAATTATCAACTTTTATCACAATtatgagcttgctgacactgcagcagCCATCTTCTGTTGCCAAACTTCCCACCAGTTAATAGTTAACGTGAGGTAAAGAACATTACAACAAGGTTTTCCAGATCAAACTTACTGTTCCTCTTTGGCTGTTTATTTTCCACAGGGATTATAAGGAGGAAATTATCCTCACAAAGCCCTGCATTTGTCACAGCCTTTTAACCCACCGTTGTGTGACATTTATAGCACTCATGTCACAAAACTCTGCATTTTACTGTTGTACCATGATCACGACTTGTAGTGGTAGCACCATTTTAGAAATGCTTAAGCTCACAATTTACTATTGATTTTGGGTGGTGTCATTGGTAACACTGTTGACCTTGACtttgtttttagctttttatAGGCTATTAGCCTTTCTAATTCCAtttaagttttatctttttatagCCTTTTTATAGGCTATTAGTCTTTATAATTCCATTTAAGTTTTATCTTTTCTTGAGatttcaacaaaaaacaactggAAACCATATTTTAGCATGcacaatttttatcttttttaatgtttttcagggAATTGTTTTGCttccaaaaataaatgaaacaatttctgtattttataaagGTTGATTCACTTTTTCATCAACTGTTTGGTGCACATAGCCTTGTTGTTTTACACCGTCAAACACCAACCAAACAATCACTGATGCAAAACTTCCCACCAACTGGTAGTTAGATTGGAAGTATCATCACAACAACATTTTCTAGGTTATTCGTTCTGTTGTTTGTCTGTTGAGTTTCCATAGGTTTCAGAAAGAGAAGTTGTTATAATGTGGCTCTAACTTGGCCAACTTCCTTGTTTATTGAGTTTTTGTACAAGTAACTGATCTTATGATATGTAGCCTTAATGATACTCAGATCACAATTGCTCACATTTTGCATTCCTTCCAATAATGTGAATAGAAGAGATAGCacaatttcagaaatattttatttcaaggtATGCTGTTACATTCAATAGTAGCATTGGAGATGGTAACATTATTTAGATTGATTGCTTTTTTAGGACATGTATCAGTTATATTTTTTAGTCTAGTTTCATAAaatgacaattattttattttattttatttattttgtttttctcactcTTCAGTACCCATTATTTCCTATAAATATTCTCAGTGCAGTACAGGTCCAAGTGACTAACCAAAAAACTTCATTTTAGTAGGATATCCATATGTAACGTTTCACtttaaatatgttgaaataagtAGTTATTGTGTCAAACTAAATAGGTTTTATTGTGTGTTAGTCCAATATATTGAACtatgtgtaatataaataaactactATTCTTACACTTTTCCTATCTGTTTTGTTTGCAAATAGAATAAGACATAAAAATGTTAGCATTTAAATAGTCTTAGCATTTTTATATACATCTAATGAAAAATACCTTCCATGTAAAAACAAAAGTGCAGCAAAACTCATTCAGTTTGGAACATGAAGGTAGGCTATACAAGATACCTTTTTCCACATCTAacatgtttttgattagataacATGAGGTTTtatcaatacacaccaacaaatcatgacaagtaagaaagtgacacttgaTCATAACCAACATTAGCTCTAGGATTGCAGGCTTATTATGCAAAGTAGACCAGTACTTTACAGAGCCAAGCaggatatttaatatatgttatgCTAGTTTATTCACTCTAAAACAGTAGTAATAATTTCCCATATGGTAATAACATGGaaattaatagtttcttgtcatcagtCACATGCACTTGATACAGCCGTCTCAGACCTGATTACGGTAATGACATGgaaattaaattaatagtttcttgtcatcagtCACGTGCACTTGATACAGCCATCTCAGACCTGATTATGGTAATGACATGgaaattaaattaatagtttcttgtcatcagtCACATGCACTTGTTACAGCCATCTCAGACCTGATTATGGTAATGACATGgaaattaaattaatagtttcttgtcatcagtCACATGCACTTGTTACAGCCATCTCAGACCTGATTATGGTAATGACATGgaaattaaattaatagtttcttgtcatcagtCACGTGCACTTGATACAGCCGTCTCAGACCTGATTATGGTAATGACATGgaaattaaattaatagtttCTTTTCATCAGTCACGTGCACTTGATACAGCCATCTCAGACCTGATTATGGTAATGACATGgaaattaaattaatagtttcttgtcatcagtCACGTGCACTTGATACAGCCGTCTCAGACCTGATTTCTTgtctttttgttgatttttttcttctcattatTAATATCATTGAGTAAAAAGATTTTTTTAGTAATCTCAAATCTACATCAGTCTATCTGTTGTACCCACCATGGTTAATGAAGGCTTTGATTTTAGTAGTCCAAATGTATAGACGTACTGCTGTCCCACTGTGGGacaaatggaaaatattaaaagtaacttagGTTTTCCTTTTAAGTGATAAATAGTAAATTAGTTAGAGACAATAAGTTAAAGGTCTAATGAGCAGATTTATTATAATGGGCCTAattgttataaactttaaaactcAGATGTGTCATTATCAAAGATTTGTGAGAATGATGTACAGCTTGTCTAGATAAGATTTCTTTTGACTGTGTTTTGTTAACATTTGGTACAACTTATTTTCACTACAGTTACTTTATATGTAGATAGGCATGATTAATCTGTATTTTAGTAACAACATGAATAGGCTGTGTTGAATGTATAAAGTGGTGTACCAGACTATGGACCTgttatggtaaaaaaacaaaacaaaccactcaGCACTTAAGACCAATGGATCTTATAAACGAGTTCTGATCAAATCCCTGAATTTGGTTTGGTAACAGCTGTTAATGACTAACAACTATCCTTTTAGTCTATCACATTAAAATTTGGTTTAAGTAATCAGAGAGTCCCGAtttagctttatgcaaaattcaaagtATGTGataaatttgcaagtttttatttattagacaggtgcattttttgttaaatttgtggTACAATATTGGTAAAACAAATTACATGGCCTGTTTAgctaataaatgtatatttgctGTGTAATTGTTATGGATACTCTAAGTGTGGCTCTCAGTTTGGAAAACACTTTTGACTTCATTATTTTTAGTGATACTGTCTGTCATTTGTTTTTTGGCCACACTCTTTTTCCACACCAACATACCACAGCAAATAAGGAATTGACATTTAATGTTAGCCGACATTATCTTTTGGGTGTAATTCAATTATTCACAACACATGTATACTTACAGGACTagtgaaatttcttttaaatatgtgataataattttactctataaaacaatgttaataacattatcgTAATACCGTGGaatatagattaaaaataaaataaataatataaaattatacattcaaaatgtaatcaCATCCTCTACATTCATACTCTCCTTTTTCAAATGTGTGGTCAGCtaccagtcagttacctctttctttctttgtgaatctgacaatgaccgaaaaaggttgaaatgttgttcactcctttatgtaaaaaaatttttttcaacccaaatgagccgtttttacagaTATAGATTAACAATTTCTTGTTGTCACCTGCATGCATTTGATGCTGTCATatcaattgttatttttaattcttacttcCCAAGCTAATATCACATTAATCTAAATACTTTTTAAGTAGAAGACTTTCATTGCATTTATGAAATTCATGTTTAAAAGTTAGGAATGAATTATAACCATTAAcctgtataattatttaaaaaacttaagcTAGAAACTACAAATCCAGTTTGCTTGGGCTAATCAATATTTATGTCGAGTACCGAAGATTTATTGTGTCTCATGCTATGAAATGTGTAAGAGTGATATTAAATTTTAGTATTGGAATGTACATGTCATATATTATGGTGATTTTCATCATCCAGTCACATTGAGTTATTAGCTctaaatttaaacaatttgtttaaaatcatgATACCTTCTctagaaattaaaagtttaattgatAAATATGGTATACTTGTTCAATGTATACATTAATGAAGGttgatttaattttatcattcaGTTTTCACTATGAATTGTagcatttaaataaatatcaaatccACACATATTGATACAAATTCTACCATTACGAATATGACAAAACAATGAGAACCTCATCGAATGTCATATCAGTACAATGATAATCAAATCGATAGATAAAGAAAATAGAGGTAGTTtttattaaaggtgaattttcaacaaatttaataattgccttaaaaaactgtactttggttaggtataattcctgtgtggttgccatatttttaaacactttagtttttgagtaaaaaatgaaactaaatatgcgggtcctcgaacttaAGTTCCTCTCTGTCACTTCGCTGTTTCCGtgatgttttacaactatgatgtaatagttgccaaacacgcttcatTGTGCGcagaccattttgttcctttcagtgctggtgttttatgtaaatctatcagtGCTTTTTtcagattacatactttgtgaaactattttttgtcttaatattgctactttatttttgttttatgataacatggtttactgcattGCTTATGGTTGTGAAAACAGTTCAGCTTTGGggaaaagcttcttttcgtttccgtgcaaggaaaAGGAGCCATCAAGTTGatgacagtgggtgcggatggtcaataggaagaactggactccttcacaccatgcaaagctttgtcaaaatCACTTGAACACTCATGTTTTGTGTTGGATCctactgttttggattccgtgggtatcaagccaggcaggttgaaactgaaaaaaccatcggcaaTAGACAGGATcctccccaccatctttcctcctgtagagctgaggactgatttCAGCCTGCAGCATACAGGTTctacccctctgaagccatcccttgccatcatgaaaaaaacaaacttaaaggtatgtgtgcagtataaagtgataaaaaataactagtataatataataatttaaaaagtacaagtttttgaagaatgtaactagacatacacatttcacatacattagcgtgttttgcatttgtggtacctgaaagtcagtgaaacctagATTTCCTAGGCTAGAcatggacaaatctatcccaaatagagtatattccaagtttaaaagctgatagatcattctgtagatgtttttgtatcatttataaatatggaaaagtttgaaaaattccatttctcaaatttaacatttcaagataaattgaaataagactctGTCTTGAACGTGTTGAAGTGATCAGGTATatgatatgtatttaaaaaaaacaattgtagacttgtaaaaaatcaaatataaactccataacatatttccataactcatcataataaaattaatcttaacagagtactttgacattgtcatattaaatgtaaatctcataaacctcataaagcgtgttcttttaatatataatcttatttcttcagctTTTAGAGGAAAGTGCTGCTGATGACACAGTGCTTACTTCTGTAGAGGAAGTTGTGATTCAGCCCACTCCTGATGATGACTGCCAAGACTCTAGAGCTGACTCATTTCAGAGTGTGTCTGTTCAGACTCTTGTAAGTACATCATGATTGTTAGATTAGACATTCATATGTTTCAATAATTGATGTATAATTTGAATCTAACTGtgaaagaatgttattatttcaatacctaaataaaaaccttttgtttTAGCCTATTCCAAGTATCCCAAGAGGGACACAGACTGGCTGGTATTCTGTTTCCAGAGGTGTACAGGTATTCCCATCTGGCTTGAAGACTGTAGCTACCCAGACAGGAAATCTTCCAACAGTAGATTTTGCTTGTGGTACTGGTAGGTTAGTTTGAATATGAATATGAAATTTTCAttcatgatttaacaatattcaatagTCATATTAGTCTTGTtagtattattttgattatttattataaactattgctggtaaacagtacattgttcatatacatgtaattctttCACTAATTTTTCAGAATCATCACCTGCTGCTAAGAAGTCCTCTGTATCACAAGTTACAGATGCTGATGATACTGATGATGTTCATATGAGTGATGATGAAGGTGCTGATCCTGACTGGACAATGGATGAAGACAGTGAGACTGAGGAGTATGAAATTTCTTAATTATGTTATCTAAATGTTTATTCAGAATGCACTTCAAatcattttattatgtatttttagattaatatacttgacaaaaaaaaaatacattaccaTATTAACCAGGAGGTACCAGGAGGACTgataattaaaagtaaatgtataaaGTGAATAcaacaaatgagaaaaaaaattattctggTATATGAACCACCAGTATGTCAggagtttgtatgtttttattttgtttttctattgcaCCCTCCCAAACCCAACCCTTCTTTATTTGATTTATCCAGGAAAACATCTTTATTTGGGaccttttcatttttgttatgaGTGGATTTGAGTTTATTCTTCTCTTGAGCCTATTTTTTGTTAGTATATTCAAGTTACACATAGTTTGTAGAATAGCAGTCAACATCTTGAGTCTATAAAGCTGCAACACTTATAATATTGATAACCACTTGCCTTAAATTTTCTGTCATTCCTTACTTAATACTTATTTCAGAGAAGATGCAGAGCTGGAATGGGAAGCCCACAAcaacaagagagagagaaagtttaTAGTCTTTGAGAGCTGCTTGAGAGCTTTGTTGTCCCTGTGTGTTGTGTGTGGACAAGGTTGTGTTGCTACAGTCAAGCAGATCACTGGAACTATGGTGACATTTGAACAGTATTGCTCCATTGGACATAATAGAATTTGTGAAAGTCAGCCAAAACATGATACTATGCCCAAAGAAACCTGAAGCTAGCTTCTGCAGTATATTTTAGTGGTTGTACCACACTTAAGTTCTTGAACTGCTTCAAGTCTGTTGGTGTGACAGTATTTTCAGCTTCTACTTTTACAGAATGCAGAAATGCTATCTTTTTTCAGCAGTCAGTTCTGTTTGATCCACTGTCCAAAAAAAGTTGCTTCAGGAACTGAGATCATCTGGTGACATATCCTTAGCTGGTGATGCACATTGCTGTTCACCTGGACATTGTGCAAAATGTGGCAGCTATTCTCTGATG comes from Tachypleus tridentatus isolate NWPU-2018 chromosome 12, ASM421037v1, whole genome shotgun sequence and encodes:
- the LOC143235301 gene encoding uncharacterized protein LOC143235301 encodes the protein MKKTNLKLLEESAADDTVLTSVEEVVIQPTPDDDCQDSRADSFQSVSVQTLPIPSIPRGTQTGWYSVSRGVQVFPSGLKTVATQTGNLPTVDFACGTESSPAAKKSSVSQVTDADDTDDVHMSDDEGADPDWTMDEDSETEEEDAELEWEAHNNKRERKFIVFESCLRALLSLCVVCGQGCVATVKQITGTMVTFEQYCSIGHNRICESQPKHDTMPKET